Proteins encoded together in one Porites lutea chromosome 2, jaPorLute2.1, whole genome shotgun sequence window:
- the LOC140927243 gene encoding uncharacterized protein, which translates to MLRQEGKQPTLPKVACTPRSRSKKRITREGKNAKKVTTSTETKKENKHRLKHSTGDDMQRIDSGISGLTVKRSLKRRQIESSSQDADLIDISHDFEMLQLRCDDINEDSHSMVAITSRPSSCATLNLDEEHFNRNFEDDSDNENVRGSESGKQRIPAAEYDQKRYSANLGLDNSESPRLQDIKLEQTDKGSNKSENHNITSPNTEKQIDQGRESGPERKTKSKVKTAWELSDKFLLTTDFPADVWDEKKPRKMSLGSRRLSSDMLSESFPPLSLTGFEPRRGSFPSSSLYYSFSSPKMPSELPSLSGRQCKVQLPPSFPCVTPQTHESEPESSTDNLDIIGWEQGQIKTQNDRKLHNNYLDVPIAKQARRQSESSSSRASPNSSPGSHSLMASSEYLAMNAASAEYLAARVVTQLNRAFKETIDESQVEIATRENCVTPNLMPRRHSAVFFRPPTSNYFDEKAKSLNVPSIHEYSKSLPNLYSRGKTKRMFVTFDKDFPNVKIVDLKGKSDLAHKCRRINRRLANEDLMVKAMLEEKVHKKSLIKKWVVSSAEGSDL; encoded by the coding sequence ATGTTAAGGCAAGAAGGAAAACAACCAACTTTGCCAAAAGTGGCATGTACCCCGAGATCAAGATCAAAGAAGAGGATAACACGTGAAGGAAAAAACGCGAAGAAAGTTACTACATCAACagaaacgaaaaaggaaaacaagcaCAGGCTTAAACATTCAACTGGTGACGATATGCAAAGAATCGATTCTGGTATTTCTGGTTTAACTGTGAAAAGatctttaaaaagaaggcaaatcGAAAGCTCGTCGCAAGACGCGGACCTGATTGACATCAGCCACGACTTTGAGATGCTGCAATTGCGTTGCGACGACATCAATGAAGACTCTCACAGCATGGTTGCAATAACTTCTCGGCCTTCGTCATGTGCAACATTGAACCTTGACGAAGAACATTTTAATCGCAATTTCGAAGATGATTCTGATAATGAAAACGTGAGGGGAAGTGAAAGCGGAAAACAAAGAATTCCAGCAGCCGAATATGACCAGAAAAGATATTCTGCCAATTTAGGTTTAGATAACAGTGAGTCTCCAAGGCTACAAGATATTAAACTTGAACAAACCGACAAAGGTTCAAATAAATCTGAAAATCACAACATAACCTCGCCAAATACCGAGAAACAGATTGATCAGGGGAGAGAATCCGGacctgaaagaaaaacaaaatcaaaagttaaaactgcttGGGAGCTGAGCGATAAATTCCTTCTTACTACCGACTTTCCAGCTGATGTTTGGGATGagaaaaaaccaagaaaaatgtCGCTTGGCTCTAGAAGATTATCATCTGATATGCTCAGTGAGAGTTTTCCCCCCTTATCGTTAACAGGTTTTGAACCAAGAAGAGGATCATTCCCGAGTTCCTCGTTATATTATTCGTTTTCATCGCCTAAAATGCCGTCAGAACTTCCATCACTCTCAGGAAGACAATGTAAAGTTCAACTTCCTCCCAGTTTTCCTTGTGTTACACCTCAAACACATGAAAGCGAACCAGAGTCATCAACTGACAACCTTGACATCATAGGCTGGGAACAAGGGcaaattaaaacacaaaatgaTCGAAAACTGCACAACAACTATTTGGATGTGCCCATCGCGAAACAGGCACGAAGACAATCTGAATCCTCTTCTTCAAGGGCATCGCCCAACTCAAGTCCGGGATCTCATTCCCTTATGGCATCCTCAGAATATCTAGCAATGAACGCTGCCTCCGCTGAATACCTTGCTGCCCGAGTTGTCACTCAACTGAACCGCGCTTTTAAAGAAACTATTGATGAAAGTCAAGTAGAGATCGCGACTAGGGAAAATTGTGTCACACCAAATTTAATGCCTCGCAGACACAGCGCCGTATTTTTTCGGCCACCCACCAGTAACTACTTCGATGAAAAAGCAAAATCACTCAACGTGCCCTCAATCCACGAGTATAGCAAAAGTTTACCGAATTTGTATAGTCGAGGCAAGACTAAACGAATGTTTGTGACTTTTGATAAAGATTTTCCCAATGTAAAAATTGTTGACTTAAAGGGGAAGTCTGATTTAGCGCACAAATGCCGTCGTATAAACCGCAGATTAGCCAATGAAGACTTGATGGTGAAGGCTATGCTCGAAGAGAAAGTTCACAAAAAGTCATTGATAAAGAAATGGGTTGTTTCTTCCGCGGAAGGAAGTGATCTATAA
- the LOC140929139 gene encoding secreted frizzled-related protein 3-like — protein MNALSLVSIVLLCPGIIFSDGHAISVSSSPKCEEIRIGLCKSLPYNRTQLPNTFEQASQWIINRTLLDLAQRHNSGICSEDLLFFVCSLYLPICVENNRIPKPIKPCRSVCEKVKRDCQAAIDDVTGEESHLLRHLPELECNKLKTYDQGVCVTPHAFNHSPAKPNSTLIAANKQGFIKKQDFLNANFDFAIKGKILSIIRVLAPKGYSIQFNVSRVIVKDGFLFRGSVVQIWSQYNYTRFTHSFSTHLEMSRRYVFLGHGNRTKGFTIGWAWAWPRDKHLVDKLRKWKSQSRKRNSVD, from the exons ATGAACGCTCTCAGTCTTGTGTCTATAGTACTTCTCTGCCCTGGGATAATTTTCAGCGATGGTCATGCAATCTCGGTTTCATCTTCTCCCAAGTGCGAGGAAATCCGCATTGGCCTCTGCAAATCACTACCATATAACCGCACTCAGCTACCGAACACTTTTGAACAAGCGTCTCAGTGGATTATAAATCGCACTTTGTTGGACCTAGCCCAACGGCACAACTCAGGCATCTGCTCGGAAGATTTGCTTTTCTTTGTGTGTTCATTATATCTTCCCATATGTGTTGAAAACAATCGAATTCCGAAGCCTATAAAGCCTTGCCGTTCAGTGTGTGAAAAAGTGAAAAGAGACTGCCAGGCAGCCATCGATGACGTGACTGGAGAAGAATCACATCTGTTGCGGCACCTTCCAGAACTTGAATGCAACAAACTTAAAACTTACGACCAGGGAGTATGCGTGACCCCGCATGCTTTCAACCACTCACCAGCAA AGCCAAATTCGACCCTGATAGCAGCTAACA AACAAGGATTTATCAAGAAGCAGGATTTCTTAAATGCCAACTTTGACTTTG CGATAAAAGGGAAAATCCTGTCCATTATCCGAGTTCTCGCACCAAAAGGGTACAGCATTCAGTTTAATGTATCGCGTGTCATTGTCAAAGATGGTTTTCTCTTCCGTGGAAGTGTGGTTCAGATCTGGTCACAATATAACTACACTCGTTTTACCCATAGCTTCTCTACGCACCTTGAGATGAGCAGGAGATATGTGTTTCTTGGCCATGGAAACCGAACAAAGGGATTCACAATTGGATGGGCTTGGGCGTGGCCAAGAGATAAACATCTGGTGGACAAACTAAGAAAGTGGAAATCTCAATCAAGAAAAAGGAATTCCGTGGATTAA